The genomic window CAGCCGGCGGCCTCGCGCTCGACGGCGAGTTCGTGGTGCGGCACACCCCCGCGGCGCGCGGTTTCGGCGACCCGGGGGTGCTGCTGCTCCGGCCCCTGCTGGCCGGGGAGCCACTCGCGTGAATCCCGCTCGCCTGGAGGTGCGTGGCCGTGGAGCCGTATACAAAGCGAGCGGGGGAGCCGGGAAATCCCGACTCCCCCGCCGGAGCCGACCAGCTGAACGCGGTTAGCAGTTCGAGCTGTTGATCTGGCCGGTCGCGGTGATGGTACGGTCGCAGTAGCCGCTGCCGGTCTTGGTCATGGTGATCGGCGGGCCCGAGATCGACGGGGCCGCGTAGTTCTTCAGGCCGAGCGTCGTGTTGGTGTCCCAGCCCACCGTCTGCAGGTTCGCATCGGTCGTGGCCCAGGTGCCGTTGTTGGCGTAGTAGGCGTTCTCGAGCGTGTAGATCTGCTTGAGGATGCCGTCCGCCTCCTTCTCCTTCGCGCGGGCCGAGGCCTGCGTGAAGCGCGGGATGGCGAGGGCCGCCAGGATGCCGATGATGACGACCACGATCATCAGCTCGATCAGGGTGAAGCCCTTCGAGTTCCGAAGGTTGCGCATGGGGTGCCTCCGAGTGGGGCGTTGGGTGAGAACCGTCCGCCGGTCTTCGGCGGCTCGGCCCCCCCAGGGGCAACGGACGTTCCAGTTCGTAGCAGAATGCATAAGTTTTTGTCCCAGGCACATTTGAGCGAATCCACCCCTCTCGGGAATCCCGGATTTCGCAATCCATCCTGCATGATCTCTCGCAACTTGCATTCGGTCGCCGGGCGGGTTGCCGCCGCTCCGGTGGGGCGCTACCGTGAGCGCCGCATCCCCGGTCTCCACCCGTC from Longimicrobium sp. includes these protein-coding regions:
- a CDS encoding prepilin-type N-terminal cleavage/methylation domain-containing protein — encoded protein: MRNLRNSKGFTLIELMIVVVIIGILAALAIPRFTQASARAKEKEADGILKQIYTLENAYYANNGTWATTDANLQTVGWDTNTTLGLKNYAAPSISGPPITMTKTGSGYCDRTITATGQINSSNC